Genomic window (Bradyrhizobium sp. 186):
AGAAGAAAGCCAAGAAGGCAACGAAGAAGGCTGCAATGAAGTCGTCGAAGAAGGCAGCCAAGAAGACCGCGAAGAAGGCGCCCAAGAAGGCTGCTAAAAAATCCTCCAAGAAAGTCGCCAAGAAGAAAAAGAAGGCCAAGCGCTGATCGCAGCCCAAGAACAGCTTAAAGAGCAGCTTAGAGAGCAAGCCTCCGGGTGCGGGCGCGCCCGGAGGCTTACCCAGCTGCTCCGCCTATCCTCGCCGCTTGGATGCGCGCCGGCCCGGATGATGAGCGCCTTGCGGATCGCGGAATTCGCTGCGATGGCCGCGCCGGTCCTCCTTGGCGAAGCTCCGCCGCTTTTCGGGTGAGCCGAACGCCTTGATCACCCTCCTCCCGTTGACCTTCTTGATGACATAGCCGCCCTCGGTCATCGAGAACGGCTCCTTTAGCGTTCCCTTGTGATCGAATTTGGTGCCGCGGGGATGCCTAAACGGCTCGAACCAGGATGGATAGACAAAATTCGACATCGGGAAGCCGTTGACGACGAAGGAGTCCTCCTCCACGGCGTCGCAGACCTCATAAGCATATTGGGTGTTCCGGTTCTTGTCGGCCCAGAGATTGGCCATGGGGTCCAGCACCATCTCGAACAGCTCGTGCGAGGCCGCCACGCTGAGGGGTTCGTCGCCCAGCGCCTTGACGAAGATCTTTGAGACCGGCTGGCCCCGATACGTCAGTTCGTGGCGGCCGAGCATGTTCTTGTGGGAAGCCTCGTCGAAATAAACCAGCTGCCAGTCGCTCGGCTTCGGCTTCCGCGTGACGTAGAGATCAACCGGATAGCCCCACACCGGCAGGAAATGCTTGTCGTAGCACTTCTGGAGCGCCGCGGTGAGCCTGCTCATCGTCCGACCGCTGATCGTCTGCTTCGCGTAATTGATGCAGGCAATCCGAACCGGCTTCATGGATCTGCCGAGCAGTGCGCGTCTCGCCTTCTTCATCGAAATCACCGTGCCGAAAGGGAAACTGAAATGCGTTCAGCCTACACGATCGGGCGCTGCACGTCAGGGATGTATTCCGGCGGCCCGGCCCTTCAGCCTAGACGCGCCGGTTGACCACAAACACCGCGGCCGCGCACATCGCCATGCCTGCGATCGCCAGCGCGTCGAGCTTCTCCCCGAACAGCACATAGGCCATCAGCGCCGTCACTGCGGGCACGAGGTAGAACAGGCTCGCGACGGAGGTCGCCGCGGCATGGCGGATCAGCCAGTACAGCAGCCCGATCGATCCGATCGAGAGCGCGACGGCGAGCCAGGCCAGCGCGAGCACGAACTCCCGCGTCCAGTGCACCACACGGTCTTCGAACAGGAAGGCACCGGCCGCGAAGAAGATCGTGACCGCGACATATTGCACGAGATTGCCGGCACGCCAGTCGATGTGGTTGCAGTAGCGCCGCTGATAGAGCGTGCCGAGCGTGATGCTGATCAGAGAGACCACCGAGGCAAGCCAGCCGAGCCCGGCTTCGCCCGTCATGGGACGGTTGTGCAGGATCAGCACCACGCCGCCGAGGCCGAGCACGAGCCCGGCCCATTGCACCGGCGTCACCCGCTCGCCGAGCCAGCGGTTGGCGATGGTCGAGGTCAGGATCGGCTGCAGGCCCGGAATGAGCGCGGAGAGCCCGGCCGGAATTGAATGCGCGATCGCGATCGCGGTGCCACCGAGATAGAAGCCATGGACAAGGATGCCGGCGACCGCGCTGTGCGCTATTCCGATGCGGTCCGGCCATTTCGGCCGCGCGATCGCCGCGATCATCGCCATCAGACCGACCACGATCGCCATGCGGATGGCGAGGTAGGTCAAGGGATCGGCATTGTTGATGACGTATTTGGTGCCGATGAATCCGGTGCTCCAGAGCACCACGAACAGGATCGGCGCCGCGCGTGCGGCCGGGGATTCTTGATTATGGTTCATTGCCGCCCTCATTGCCCGACCGGGGGCTATGCGGCAACGCGAATTTCGGCCTGAGCGATGCTGCGCTGCGACGGACAGCCGTCGCGGCGGTTCAGCTCAGCCGGTCACCATTCTTCCGGACAGGGGTCGATGATCTTCCAGAGCTCGATCCCGTTCTTGATCTTCTTCATGTCGGTCGTGAGCCCACCATTGCGGCGGATCCAGTCCTTCACCGTGTCGGGATAGTAGGACATCAGATCGGACGTCCCTTCCGAGCTGGTGACCTTGATGCCGAAGGTGAAGGCCTTATCGTAGTAGGCCTGATGGAAGCCGAGGCTGGCACGTGGCGTCACGCAAATCTTGTTCATCGGCACCATGCCGAGCACCAGGGTGCAGGCCGAGTTGCAGATGCCGTCGATGATGACGCGCTCGCGCTTCTCGCGGACGCGCTTGTACTTGGCTTTGTACTCCTCGACATAGCCGCCATGGTCGCGGGTGATGTGCAGATCCGCCCGCGCGGGTGTCGCGGCAGCGACGGAGAGCAACAGCAGGCTGAGGAGCGTGATGCGCATGGCAGCGTGACGGCGAAACCTTGCAGGAATGGACCGGCCTCGAAGGACCCCCAAGGGGCCGGCAGGAATCTTAAACCGAATTCTCTTTGGTCACACTTGTGTGGGGAATTCGTTAAGCATCCCGAAAAGGCCAAAAATGGGCAGGCTACGGGGACGCCCCGGCATTTCGGTCACACCCGGCCGGGAATCAGCGGAATTGGCCCGGATTTCCGGC
Coding sequences:
- a CDS encoding DMT family transporter — encoded protein: MNHNQESPAARAAPILFVVLWSTGFIGTKYVINNADPLTYLAIRMAIVVGLMAMIAAIARPKWPDRIGIAHSAVAGILVHGFYLGGTAIAIAHSIPAGLSALIPGLQPILTSTIANRWLGERVTPVQWAGLVLGLGGVVLILHNRPMTGEAGLGWLASVVSLISITLGTLYQRRYCNHIDWRAGNLVQYVAVTIFFAAGAFLFEDRVVHWTREFVLALAWLAVALSIGSIGLLYWLIRHAAATSVASLFYLVPAVTALMAYVLFGEKLDALAIAGMAMCAAAVFVVNRRV